Proteins from a single region of Thunnus albacares chromosome 14, fThuAlb1.1, whole genome shotgun sequence:
- the LOC122997109 gene encoding uncharacterized protein C22orf31-like isoform X1 translates to MREKKQTSIMENCDVPITLQDHNYSRRRISARWADAVRKPATWNKCPCCRDDQEQKHQQSATTAKLPRKRKRTSMACHSRPSAEPPEVLAPTPEPSSSAADIPRLLNLVPRSAIPPANLPVVSNMAPGSPRPSTAPLQDDGPLKIHNRSVEEYQQIYHEVVDDMLTYKDGRPRPYSLELGRRIKQKLWERLNRPTFTTSANEDGLVNVDVSYGVGVYPPLHDVDISLEPKLEQPPRKRAKN, encoded by the exons atgagagagaaaaaacaaacttccaTCATGGAAAAT TGTGATGTTCCCATCACCCTGCAAGACCACAACTACTCAAGACGCAGAATCTCTGCACGCTGGGCAGACGCTGTGAGGAAGCCTGCAACCTGGAACAAGTGTCCATGCTGCAGGGATGACCAG GAGCAGAAACACCAGCAATCTGCTACTACTGCCAAACTTCCCAGGAAGAGGAAGCGGACATCCATGGCCTGTCATTCCAGACCTTCTGCTGAACCGCCAGAGGTATTGGCTCCCACTCCTGAGCCCTCCAGCTCGGCTGCCGACATTCCAAGGTTGCTGAATTTGGTCCCTCGGTCCGCCATCCCACCTGCCAACCTGCCAGTGGTCTCAAATATGGCCCCCGGCAGCCCCCGGCCCTCCACTGCTCCCCTGCAAGATGACGGCCCTCTGAAGATACACAACCGCTCAGTAGAAGAGTACCAGCAGATCTACCATGAAGTGGTTGATGACATGCTGAC ATACAAGGATGGCCGGCCGCGTCCGTACAGTTTGGAGCTTGGCCGTCGTATCAAGCAAAAGCTGTGGGAGAGACTGAATCGTCCCACGTTTACGACCTCAGCCAATGAGGACGGGCTTGTGAATGTTGATGTATCATATGGGGTTGGAGTCTATCCTCCCCTTCATGATGTAGATATTTCATTAGAACCAAAGCTTGAGCAGCCACCAAGAAAAAGAGCTaagaactga
- the LOC122997109 gene encoding uncharacterized protein C22orf31-like isoform X2, whose protein sequence is MKLWITECDVPITLQDHNYSRRRISARWADAVRKPATWNKCPCCRDDQEQKHQQSATTAKLPRKRKRTSMACHSRPSAEPPEVLAPTPEPSSSAADIPRLLNLVPRSAIPPANLPVVSNMAPGSPRPSTAPLQDDGPLKIHNRSVEEYQQIYHEVVDDMLTYKDGRPRPYSLELGRRIKQKLWERLNRPTFTTSANEDGLVNVDVSYGVGVYPPLHDVDISLEPKLEQPPRKRAKN, encoded by the exons ATGAAACTTTGGATCACAGAG TGTGATGTTCCCATCACCCTGCAAGACCACAACTACTCAAGACGCAGAATCTCTGCACGCTGGGCAGACGCTGTGAGGAAGCCTGCAACCTGGAACAAGTGTCCATGCTGCAGGGATGACCAG GAGCAGAAACACCAGCAATCTGCTACTACTGCCAAACTTCCCAGGAAGAGGAAGCGGACATCCATGGCCTGTCATTCCAGACCTTCTGCTGAACCGCCAGAGGTATTGGCTCCCACTCCTGAGCCCTCCAGCTCGGCTGCCGACATTCCAAGGTTGCTGAATTTGGTCCCTCGGTCCGCCATCCCACCTGCCAACCTGCCAGTGGTCTCAAATATGGCCCCCGGCAGCCCCCGGCCCTCCACTGCTCCCCTGCAAGATGACGGCCCTCTGAAGATACACAACCGCTCAGTAGAAGAGTACCAGCAGATCTACCATGAAGTGGTTGATGACATGCTGAC ATACAAGGATGGCCGGCCGCGTCCGTACAGTTTGGAGCTTGGCCGTCGTATCAAGCAAAAGCTGTGGGAGAGACTGAATCGTCCCACGTTTACGACCTCAGCCAATGAGGACGGGCTTGTGAATGTTGATGTATCATATGGGGTTGGAGTCTATCCTCCCCTTCATGATGTAGATATTTCATTAGAACCAAAGCTTGAGCAGCCACCAAGAAAAAGAGCTaagaactga
- the LOC122997107 gene encoding uncharacterized protein LOC122997107 isoform X1, with translation MRERKQTSIMENCDVPITLQDHNYSRRRISARWADAVRKPATWNKCPCCRDDQEQKHQQSATTAKLPRKRKRTSMACHSRPSAEPPEVLAPTPEPSSLAADIPRLLNLVPRSAIPPADLPVVSNMAPGSPRPSTAPLQDDGPLKIHNRSVEEYQQIYHEVVDDMLTYKDGRLRPYSLELGRRIKQKLWERLNRPTFTTSANEDGLVKVDVSYGVGVYPPLHDVDISLEPKLEQPPRKRAKN, from the exons TGTGATGTTCCCATCACCCTGCAAGACCACAACTACTCAAGACGCAGAATCTCTGCACGCTGGGCAGACGCTGTGAGGAAGCCTGCAACCTGGAACAAGTGTCCATGCTGCAGGGATGACCAG GAGCAGAAACACCAGCAATCTGCTACTACTGCCAAACTTCCCCGGAAGAGGAAGCGGACATCCATGGCCTGTCATTCCAGACCTTCTGCTGAACCGCCAGAGGTATTGGCTCCCACTCCTGAACCCTCCAGCCTGGCTGCCGACATTCCAAGGTTGCTGAATTTGGTCCCTCGGTCCGCCATCCCACCTGCCGACCTGCCAGTGGTCTCAAATATGGCCCCCGGCAGCCCCCGGCCCTCCACTGCCCCCCTGCAAGATGACGGCCCTCTGAAGATACACAACCGCTCAGTAGAAGAGTACCAGCAGATCTACCATGAAGTGGTTGATGACATGCTGAC ATACAAGGATGGCCGGTTGCGTCCATACAGTTTGGAGCTTGGCCGTCGTATCAAGCAAAAGCTGTGGGAGAGACTGAATCGTCCCACGTTTACGACCTCAGCCAATGAGGACGGGCTTGTGAAGGTTGATGTATCATATGGGGTTGGAGTCTATCCTCCCCTTCATGATGTAGATATTTCATTAGAACCAAAGCTTGAGCAGCCACCAAGAAAAAGAGCTaagaactga
- the LOC122997107 gene encoding uncharacterized protein LOC122997107 isoform X2 → MKLWITECDVPITLQDHNYSRRRISARWADAVRKPATWNKCPCCRDDQEQKHQQSATTAKLPRKRKRTSMACHSRPSAEPPEVLAPTPEPSSLAADIPRLLNLVPRSAIPPADLPVVSNMAPGSPRPSTAPLQDDGPLKIHNRSVEEYQQIYHEVVDDMLTYKDGRLRPYSLELGRRIKQKLWERLNRPTFTTSANEDGLVKVDVSYGVGVYPPLHDVDISLEPKLEQPPRKRAKN, encoded by the exons TGTGATGTTCCCATCACCCTGCAAGACCACAACTACTCAAGACGCAGAATCTCTGCACGCTGGGCAGACGCTGTGAGGAAGCCTGCAACCTGGAACAAGTGTCCATGCTGCAGGGATGACCAG GAGCAGAAACACCAGCAATCTGCTACTACTGCCAAACTTCCCCGGAAGAGGAAGCGGACATCCATGGCCTGTCATTCCAGACCTTCTGCTGAACCGCCAGAGGTATTGGCTCCCACTCCTGAACCCTCCAGCCTGGCTGCCGACATTCCAAGGTTGCTGAATTTGGTCCCTCGGTCCGCCATCCCACCTGCCGACCTGCCAGTGGTCTCAAATATGGCCCCCGGCAGCCCCCGGCCCTCCACTGCCCCCCTGCAAGATGACGGCCCTCTGAAGATACACAACCGCTCAGTAGAAGAGTACCAGCAGATCTACCATGAAGTGGTTGATGACATGCTGAC ATACAAGGATGGCCGGTTGCGTCCATACAGTTTGGAGCTTGGCCGTCGTATCAAGCAAAAGCTGTGGGAGAGACTGAATCGTCCCACGTTTACGACCTCAGCCAATGAGGACGGGCTTGTGAAGGTTGATGTATCATATGGGGTTGGAGTCTATCCTCCCCTTCATGATGTAGATATTTCATTAGAACCAAAGCTTGAGCAGCCACCAAGAAAAAGAGCTaagaactga